The Denitrificimonas caeni genome has a segment encoding these proteins:
- a CDS encoding winged helix-turn-helix transcriptional regulator: MRWDELDKQPCSLARTISVVGDRWTLVILRDCFLGIRRFDALEKSLGITRHVLADRLKKLVDSGVLYKTPYQQKPIREEYRLTEKGLELHPVILALVHWGDKHMVDERGAPIVHVHKKCGQVMQPVTVCSCCKEPVTAKDIRVEVGCGWQDLAKELLP; this comes from the coding sequence ATGCGCTGGGATGAATTGGATAAGCAGCCATGTTCGTTGGCTAGAACGATATCGGTGGTAGGAGATAGGTGGACGTTAGTGATCCTGCGTGATTGCTTTTTGGGCATACGGCGTTTCGATGCCCTTGAGAAAAGCTTGGGAATTACCCGGCATGTATTGGCTGACCGCCTCAAGAAGCTGGTTGATAGCGGTGTTCTGTACAAAACGCCGTATCAACAGAAACCTATACGGGAAGAGTATCGGCTAACAGAGAAAGGACTGGAGCTGCACCCAGTTATCTTGGCTTTGGTACATTGGGGTGATAAGCACATGGTCGATGAACGCGGCGCCCCAATAGTTCACGTGCATAAAAAATGCGGCCAAGTCATGCAGCCTGTTACTGTATGCTCCTGTTGTAAAGAGCCGGTGACCGCAAAAGATATTCGTGTTGAAGTTGGTTGCGGGTGGCAGGATCTGGCTAAAGAGCTACTCCCTTAA
- a CDS encoding FAD-dependent oxidoreductase, translating into MSSGLAHISLTHDIQPSWALCFKCQGRGRIRQKIRKKAKLSYQAALLQFAQHGGIAPERPKAHLSACPSCLGSGLRAATHPPVADTENYPNVAIIGGGIGGVALAVACLHRGIPFTLYERDRDFAARSQGYGLTLQQASKAIEGLGLFTLDQGIISTRHVVHSTDGKVLGEWGVRNWRHADGNKAPKRTNVHIARQSLRLALLQQLAAHPRPHEAIQWGHQLVNLKTTPAGVELSFMVDGQTKTANADLVVGADGIRSAVRKLVLGHDNSSLHYLDCIAILGICPLSALSEIDSDLLDSATVFQTANGHERIYIMPFDTDSVMWQLSFPMLESAAQALSAAGAEALKAEACKRARWHLPIPQILAATPAALVSGYPVYDRAVLSADALTDIGPVTLLGDAAHPMSPFKGQGANQALLDALSLARMITRGCCLHSNWREAGLRSRVLSEFETEMLERSAIKVQGSADAADFLHSEVVLHKSDQPRGSCLKEC; encoded by the coding sequence GTGAGTTCAGGGTTGGCGCACATTAGCTTAACTCATGACATACAGCCCAGTTGGGCACTTTGCTTTAAATGCCAAGGACGTGGGCGGATTCGTCAGAAAATCCGCAAAAAAGCCAAGTTGAGCTATCAGGCCGCCTTGTTGCAGTTTGCCCAGCATGGCGGTATTGCGCCAGAACGACCAAAGGCACACTTGTCTGCTTGTCCGAGCTGCCTTGGATCGGGCTTGCGCGCGGCCACTCACCCGCCAGTTGCGGACACTGAAAACTATCCAAATGTCGCCATTATTGGTGGTGGGATTGGTGGTGTGGCATTGGCGGTCGCCTGTTTGCACCGTGGTATTCCATTTACTCTGTATGAGCGTGATCGCGATTTTGCTGCGCGCTCTCAGGGCTATGGCCTCACTTTGCAACAAGCAAGCAAGGCCATCGAAGGCTTAGGTCTGTTCACGCTTGACCAAGGTATCATCTCGACGCGTCATGTGGTGCACAGCACTGACGGCAAAGTACTTGGCGAGTGGGGCGTAAGAAACTGGCGGCATGCCGATGGCAATAAAGCACCTAAGCGCACCAATGTACATATTGCCCGTCAGTCCTTGCGCCTCGCGTTACTGCAGCAATTGGCGGCTCATCCGCGGCCGCATGAGGCAATACAGTGGGGGCATCAACTGGTAAATCTTAAGACAACCCCAGCTGGGGTCGAGTTAAGTTTTATGGTCGATGGTCAGACAAAAACTGCCAACGCAGATTTAGTGGTGGGTGCTGATGGCATTCGCAGTGCGGTGCGTAAGTTAGTTCTGGGGCATGACAACAGTTCATTACATTATCTTGATTGCATCGCTATTTTGGGCATTTGTCCATTAAGTGCGCTCAGCGAGATCGACAGTGATTTGCTCGACTCTGCCACCGTATTCCAAACCGCCAATGGCCACGAGCGCATTTATATCATGCCGTTTGATACCGACTCGGTGATGTGGCAGTTGAGCTTCCCGATGCTAGAAAGCGCTGCTCAAGCCTTAAGTGCTGCAGGGGCTGAGGCGCTCAAAGCAGAAGCTTGTAAACGCGCGCGCTGGCACTTGCCTATTCCACAGATTTTAGCAGCCACGCCTGCAGCTTTAGTGTCGGGTTATCCAGTGTATGACAGGGCTGTATTGAGTGCAGATGCATTAACGGATATAGGGCCGGTCACTTTGCTGGGCGATGCGGCACATCCCATGAGCCCGTTTAAAGGCCAAGGGGCTAACCAAGCATTGTTAGATGCATTGTCGTTGGCCCGCATGATCACTAGAGGGTGTTGCTTGCACTCAAACTGGCGCGAGGCGGGCCTGCGCAGTCGAGTGTTAAGCGAGTTTGAAACGGAGATGCTTGAGCGTAGCGCCATTAAGGTACAAGGCTCAGCCGATGCGGCAGATTTTTTACACTCTGAGGTGGTCTTGCATAAAAGCGATCAGCCTAGAGGTAGCTGTTTAAAGGAATGCTGA
- a CDS encoding SDR family oxidoreductase → MKESKKRPRVAVIIGAGDATGGAIARRFSREGYVTVVIRRRLEALAPLVEIIQAEGGQVHGFGCDARDEKAMIELFKHVEDQIGDIEVVVFNIGANVRFSITETTERVYRKVWEMAALAGFLTGREAAKAMLPRNRGTIIFTGATASLRGSSGFCAFSGAKFALRALAQSMARELGPKGIHVAHPIIDGAIDTDFIRENFPDMYARKEQDGILNPEHIAEQYWQIHCQPRDAWTHELDLRPWIETF, encoded by the coding sequence ATGAAAGAATCCAAAAAAAGACCACGTGTAGCGGTTATTATCGGCGCTGGCGATGCGACCGGTGGGGCAATTGCTCGACGATTTTCTCGAGAAGGTTACGTCACCGTGGTCATCCGCAGACGCCTGGAAGCTCTAGCCCCACTGGTAGAAATCATTCAGGCAGAAGGCGGGCAAGTTCACGGATTTGGTTGCGATGCCCGTGACGAGAAAGCGATGATCGAGCTATTCAAGCACGTAGAGGATCAGATCGGAGACATCGAAGTTGTAGTCTTCAATATCGGCGCCAACGTCCGTTTTTCCATTACTGAGACCACCGAACGTGTGTACAGAAAAGTTTGGGAAATGGCCGCACTAGCCGGTTTCTTGACCGGTCGTGAAGCGGCCAAGGCCATGCTACCGCGCAACAGAGGCACCATTATATTCACCGGTGCCACCGCATCACTTCGCGGAAGCAGCGGCTTCTGCGCATTTTCAGGAGCAAAGTTCGCGCTGCGCGCCCTAGCACAGAGCATGGCCAGAGAGCTCGGCCCCAAAGGTATACACGTTGCTCACCCCATTATTGACGGTGCGATTGATACTGACTTTATCCGTGAAAACTTCCCAGACATGTATGCCCGAAAGGAACAAGACGGTATCCTGAACCCCGAGCATATCGCCGAGCAATACTGGCAAATCCATTGTCAGCCGCGAGACGCGTGGACCCACGAACTGGATTTACGCCCCTGGATAGAAACTT